In Fusarium oxysporum f. sp. lycopersici 4287 supercont2.69 genomic scaffold, whole genome shotgun sequence, one DNA window encodes the following:
- a CDS encoding uncharacterized protein (At least one base has a quality score < 10), which produces MGRRAFTNPYKIESESERARNRRRRQQQKHRSLVRQECPAYPGIRVINSVHGQVPPEDASRNGLMHTGTAITLPARQTVPSAPALAINVRAEARPSVCVDEHPPSYPTASDSTDDQAVPSLTGQPTETRHDAEQVAAHIDAPPRLRPWSAVQRYRNRLHRLRIPPTLPSVARTDRLPSIPSRESNSGAMIDDHQSQSITRASGPSASTRRGRADPQTCPARSCTGSSRYPSGPIASDVGGNRNETLDGFIEALQHQDTESNPDFLDLHEIAYDQAFRIFFHSKCNCENEFEVNEPEHTFSLRESVQYLQSSLPPLPTVFGEAGSYDPGSSFRQWGDFLSNKPSHPLSFRKSQMQLLLENEPELVLCRQWDIDSIWLGATGLQAIRPPNNFRLSFLPSLALNLSCDQVIQPHGLDLAKTRHIKFGAFNTHSVHFSVFLFFPCAAPDSTSATRNALSLERQKDLYDHIIIPAACEAISDPCRQEIPRTYDIAYAKSRSFQEKPGNNRWRPDDVNRAVHLQYTIPAEDLTLFWTLVVSKADEFQLTTKSGETVPYFKGPRYYSQAIHHKSATKMDNFA; this is translated from the exons ATGGGTCGTCGAGCCTTCACAAACCCATACAAGATCGAAAGCGAAAGCGAGCGGGCTAGGAATCGGCGCCGTCGACAACAGCAGAAACATCGAAGCCTGGTTCGTCAGGAGTGTCCTGCTTACCCTGGTATCCGCGTGATCAACTCTGTGCATGGCCAGGTGCCACCTGAGGATGCGTCGCGTAACGGTTTGATGCACACTGGCACTGCAATTACTTTGCCAGCGCGCCAGACAGTACCTTCTGCTCCCGCCTTGGCTATAAACGTGCGTGCAGAAGCTAGGCCTTCAGTATGCGTTGATGAACATCCGCCGTCTTATCCAACGGCCTCTGATAGCACCGATGATCAGGCAGTTCCTTCACTCACGGGTCAGCCGACAGAAACGAGACATGATGCGGAACAGGTCGCAGCGCACATCGACGCGCCACCAAGACTACGACCTTGGTCTGC CGTTCAGAGATACCGCAACCGATTGCATCGACTACGGATTCCGCCAACACTACCCTCTGTCGCACGTACGGATAGACTACCCTCGATACCTTCGAGAGAGTCCAACTCAGGCGCGATGATCGATGATCACCAATCTCAGTCCATCACCAGGGCATCGGGCCCTTCAGCGTCTACGCGTCGTGGACGGGCAGATCCACAGACATGCCCGGCACGCTCATGCACTGGCTCTTCACGATATCCCTCTGGGCCCATTGCCTCGGACGTCGGTGGAAACCGCAATGAGACgctcgatggcttcattgAAGCCCTCCAGCATCAAGACACTGAGTCGAACCCCGATTTTCTCGACCTGCATGAGATTGCGTATGACCAGGCTTTTCGAATCTTCTTCCATTCCAAGTGTAATT GTGAAAATGAATTTGAGGTCAATGAGCCAGAGCATACTTTTTCCCTTCGAGAGAGCGTGCAGTACCTACAAAGCTCCCTACCTCCTCTACCGACGGTTTTTGGTGAAGCTGGATCTTATGATCCCGGCAGCTCTTTCCGACAGTGGGGGGACTTCCTGTCAAACAAGCCCAGCCACCCGCTTTCGTTCCGCAAATCGCAGATGCAACTTCTCCTCGAGAACGAACCAGAGTTGGTTCTGTGTAGACAATGGGATATTGACAGCATTTGGCTAGGGGCTACAGGTCTGCAAGCAATTCGACCTCCCAACAACTTCCGCCTATCTTTTCTACCCTCTCTCGCCCTAAACCTATCATGCGACCAGGTGATTCAACCTCATGGGCTGGACCTGGCCAAAACAAGGCATATCAAGTTTGGTGCTTTTAACACACATAGTGTACATTTTTCGgtctttctctttttcccTTGTGCGGCCCCTGATTCAACCTCAGCCACTCGGAATGCTCTGTCCCTTGAGCGTCAAAAAGATCTTTATGatcacatcatcatcccGGCAGCTTGTGAGGCCATATCCGATCCTTGCCGCCAGGAAATACCACGAACGTACGACATAGCGTATGCGAAGTCTCGTTCGTTCCAAGAAAAGCCAGGAAATAATCGATGGAGGCCTGATGATGTCAACAGGGCAGTCCATCTGCAATATACGATCCCGGCGGAAGACCTTACTCTTTTCTGGACTCTGGTAGTCAGCAAAGCAGATGAATTCCAGCTCACGACCAAGAGCGGAGAAACTGTGCCATACTTCAAGGGTCCTAGGTATTATTCACAGGCGATTCATCATAAATCGGCCACCAAAATGGATAATTTCGCTTAA
- a CDS encoding uncharacterized protein (At least one base has a quality score < 10) — MSFATPGFDVLNRLALRIDPDAKVLICCRSTCRYALSVKGSAVTTHLRVKHQVEHGERKGLTEFLKGLGQSYLGDPSAAPLPKDGCSEHPDLRVYEGYACRKCPLRTTNFSSLTRHISTQYFQGQPPGKRELDEFYDEVWLQAWTAGSNQSRRYWIVSRGGLATRTSDAIQAHLASIKEQERLSNSGKDTPTHTESGGMRTNSQGDLLRFEEQTL; from the coding sequence ATGAGTTTTGCAACGCCTGGATTTGATGTTCTCAACCGACTTGCTCTTCGCATCGACCCAGATGCAAAGGTGTTGATTTGCTGCCGGTCAACCTGTCGATACGCACTATCCGTGAAAGGATCTGCTGTTACCACGCACCTGAGAGTAAAGCACCAGGTTGAACATGGTGAGCGTAAGGGCTTAACCGAATTCCTCAAAGGTCTGGGCCAGTCATATCTGGGTGATCCCAGTGCTGCACCGCTCCCCAAAGACGGCTGCTCGGAACATCCTGACTTGCGCGTCTACGAGGGGTATGCCTGCCGGAAATGCCCACTCCGTACCACCAACTTCTCGTCTCTAACGCGCCATATTTCCACTCAGTATTTCCAAGGTCAGCCTCCCGGAAAGCGCGAGCTAGATGAATTTTACGATGAGGTATGGCTACAGGCATGGACAGCGGGGTCAAACCAGTCTCGAAGGTATTGGATTGTTAGTCGTGGTGGTCTTGCTACACGGACCAGTGATGCTATCCAAGCTCATCTCGCATCTATTAAAGAGCAAGAACGACTTTCGAACTCCGGTAAAGACACACCAACCCACACGGAATCAGGAGGCATGAGAACAAACAGCCAAGGAGACCTTCTTAGATTTGAAGAGCAGACCCTATAG
- a CDS encoding uncharacterized protein (At least one base has a quality score < 10) translates to MEDERKIAAVLEALDVLLDRCEETARKTSRSILCWLRSTHALACYLKPFILVHHPSSRRKYRVLFKRCLLLIFRSYRMDPDTRDRLTGIRFKRKQFRFLEAIWNHESLSDLDAQSPRTRLSLPGTEEDSLGGFMQRCLSHNYSEDEREDDDEEDVTESSEEDCEY, encoded by the coding sequence ATGGAAGACGAACGAAAGATTGCAGCTGTTCTCGAAGCGTTAGACGTGCTTCTGGATCGATGTGAGGAAACCGCTCGTAAAACGAGTAGAAGTATCCTCTGTTGGCTCAGAAGCACGCATGCTCTAGCGTGCTACCTAAAACCTTTCATCCTCGTACATCACCCCTCAAGTAGGAGAAAGTACCGAGTGCTTTTCAAACGCTGTCTTCTGCTCATTTTCCGATCATATCGCATGGACCCAGACACTCGGGACAGGCTCACGGGCATCCGGTTCAAGAGAAAGCAGTTTCGGTTTCTTGAGGCAATATGGAACCATGAATCACTATCTGATCTTGACGCCCAATCACCTCGTACACGGCTATCCTTGCCTGGAACTGAGGAAGACTCCTTGGGTGGATTTATGCAGCGATGTCTTTCGCATAACTACTCCGAGGATGAACgtgaagatgacgacgaggaggatgttACAGAAAGTTCTGAAGAAGATTGCGAGTACTAA